In the genome of Plasmodium gaboni strain SY75 chromosome 2, whole genome shotgun sequence, the window GGAAGAGGAGGACAAAGTGCTTTACGTTTTGCTCGTTTAAGATTAGAAAAAAGACATAACTATGTAAGAAAAGTAGCTGAAGTTGCAACATCTGTATTTATAACAAATGATAAGGTGAATGTGACAGGAATTGTGTTAGCAGGAAGTGCtgattttaaaaatgatttattaaatagTGATATGTTTGATCAAAGATTATTTGCAAAAGTTATAAAGATTGTTGATATATCTTATGGTGGAGATAATGGTTTTAACCAAGCTATTGAATTAAGTTCTGAAGCTTTACAGAATGTAAAATTTATTCaagagaaaaaattaattgGTAAATTTTTTGAAGAAATAGCTCAAGATACGGGTAAAGTTGTATATGGTATTGATGATACTTTAAAGGCATTAGAAATTGGAGCAGTAGAATTgttaattttatatgaagGTTTAGATATTATTCGATTAACTACAAAAAATCCTGTAACGAATCAAACCAAAACTATGCATATATCACCATGTGATGAAAAACAAgaatcattatataaagaaaataatgtaGAATTAGAAGTAGTAGAAAAAATTTCTTTAACTGATTGGGTTATTGgtaattataaaaaatatggagCTTCATTAGATTTTGTAACAAATAAATCACAAGAAGGTGCACAATTTCAAAAAGGTTTTGGAGGATTTGGTGGAATGCTAAGATATAAAATTGATTTAAATCTTTACGATGAGGATGTCGAAAGTGACGTAGAattgttttaaaaaaaaaaaaaaaaaaaaaaaaaaaaaaaaattacatatatatatatataaatatatatatatatatatatatatatatattatatatatttatttatatttgtacGAAATATACAATATGTTGACATAATGATTTTaatgaaattataatttataagttataatatttttttttataaaattttatacCTTTTTATAggtatatattttctatttgaattatatattttatatattatcattataattgttttttttttttttttttttatattatcatataattgtttatttaaaatatataagtatttatttacaatataatatatttctatctttttttttattaccttattttttgttttatatatatatatatatattatatatatatattttttttatcttaaaaatgaaatgaacatattaaaaaaaataaaaaacaatGAAATGTAAAAGTTTTAAcaaagaataaaaaaataaaaatatatatatatatatatatatatatatatatttttatatatatataaatattctGATAACAATTGtttgtatttttaaagTTTCTAATGGACATATTGTCTGATGGTGTTTACTTTTTATGAACATTGACaacataattatatatgagggtacattttttttttagattATTTGTACATATATTTGATGGTAATAAAGTTGcattaatatgtattaaataagaaaaaatattacttACAAGTATTTGTTTTAAGCATGAATCTTCATCTGAATTTTTAAACTTATCTAAAACAAATGCTCCTAAGAATGCACTTCTTTCtaaaatttcttttaatatattataataagtttttaatgatataaattctggtaagaaattaaataagtaatcatttttataaactctttgtgtatttatatattcatcaatagatttattatattgaaTAATTTCTCCAGGATAAGCTGATTCTTCACTACGTGTATTACTATCACTCAAATAATAAGCAAAACTGGTTTTGCCTGCACCTCTAGTATACtgtattttttcttttttcttttctttttcagtatttaaaatatcaaGGCAAATTGGGAcatatgaattattatcactGGCTTTTATctgtaaaaataaataataaaatatatatatatatatatatatatataatttatatgtatttttttttttttattttttttattttttattttattttatttttttttttttactgTTCTTATTAGGGTcgtatttttttttccaaaATGCTcaattatatttgtaaCCAGTCTAGTTGATTTAAgtatcaaaatataaagatgaataacaaaatgcgaatttttaaaataagGATTCTGTATAAGATTCAATAATATTGTGTTATAATTAAGAATAGatttataacatatatataatattctttgTGTAAATAATGTGAGTTCATTTTTTgttgatttttttttattttttttatcttgATTATTAggtatattttttgatgCATTAATTTCATAAGGACTATATGgatatataataacttctttttcataaataaatttttctaatattctatttatataaaataaatgatgTTCAACTCTTTTATCCATCAAAGATATtaagaaattatttatattatatatattacaataatatgatatttttGTTAGCAGTTCAACATATAGATAAGATTCTTCAAATATAGCTAGAcaattaattttttcaatttttaaaaatataaaatttatacGATCTGATAATTTTCCTACAACATTTAAAATTGCTTCTAAGAAATATTCTATTTCATTAGgaataatttcatttttcttttttttttcttttctttttttatttgaagATATATATGGATTATTTAAATGCTTATCATCACAACTACTGTTGTTATGGCTATTATCTTTAGAACTAtcttcataattattatgctgatgaaaattataatttgtATTAACATAGTCATCACTactataattattatcttgAACGAtatcttcttcatcatGAATACGATAAACTTTATAAGTtcctttatatttatgagaattattattatgatcatTATTTGTAGTTGTATTTGTATCATTACttcttaaaaaattattactATTGTTAATATCCATGTTATGATCTCTAATTTTGTGTTCATTCGAAGTATTTGGTTCtttcttatattttctatagTATGGATTTTCATGAACCCTACTGGTTGCAATTTTCATTGATTCCATGAAGGTGTGGTCGTTATAAAAATCTAAATTTTTGGTTACATGATGGTATGGATTTTCTGATATGAAGGAGGAATAAAATACATGTcccatattattaatattttcaatacTTTCAACCCTTTCAATACtttcaatattttcattgttgtgattattttccttttcaCTATCATTGTTGTTATAATTTGTTTgtttaaaattttttacaaatatatataatagttttattataaagaCAATTAGAGAACAGAATATGATATGTTCTTTATTTCGAATATActgattattatttaattgaTATATAGAAGtgaaatttttatttttatcaaataaagaatgatatatacaaggtatatatataagtttgtttaaaatttttttcttcataatatatatacatatttgtttatttaaaGTTATAAATGTCaatgtattaatatagaaataataatattctttatcatctaggaaattatttattttatttaattgaTCATAAATTCGATTTccaataatattatatatatgttcatttactatatctaataatatatcattattatattctttttttcttaaatatgtaaaataaaaattataaaataattcatatattgtattaattctattgtataaaaaatataataataaatgttCAATAAATGATGACTTCTccatattttcattatgTTTCATATGTCTTAAATGACAATCATAGCATTCCTTCaaaatttcttttaatgtatttaaatatataattacaaaTTTGCTATCTAAAGGATacacattattattattattattattattattattattatatttatcttttatatttatttcgttattatatttttctttatataaagaagatacattcttttcatcatcttcatttttattactgtattgataatattttttgtcTCCTTGCATATTCTTATTAACACTAGATATATCACAAAAGCttaagaaataattattatatatttgtataaaaacataaaataattctAACATATTCACAAATAgattaatattaaaatgatgtgttgaatataaatgtttatGAACGGCATGTGGTATATgtaacatattataatgttttaaaaaataaatatatctatgataaaatttaaaataatgtaaatgTATAGTGATACATCTAAgaaataatgataaaaagataggcatattatataaatacttattcttttttattgatttttttaaatgataacgtttaatatttaatttgttCTTTTTCCTAATATTCAAAGTATCATctgttatatttatatatgaatataaaatattatcaattttcttattaatatttatagaagaactattatttattttatttttattttttaatattattttatttatataattttctatatatCTATTCTTTCctatcaaataatatttacaCATTTCTTTATGTgacatattatttaatgtatgaaatacaatattttcattatttttctttccattagatataaaaaaattatcacCATATAAATCACAATAAAACATAGCATAATTAGAATGACTGTctatatattctttatcatttttattatttctcatattattttttgaacattttatattgttattattcatatcaGTTTTAGGTTCAAATGAATCATTTATATCacttatataataattctcCTTATCATAATCTCttttatttacaaataaaaataaattcacaagaatatttattattaatacataataatatgtatttttatttatattatcagCTGTATTCAAAAATGTTATCattaattcatatataaaaaaaagaaaaggaatatttctttttatatgatgtttctttaaaaattctttttcttcttttatataatttgtattttctaataattctttatgtttaagaattattataaatttataaaacaaTAACAATAATCTGTATTTAGCATCATATAAACTCTGGGTtagatttatatatttcatgCACTTCACTTCATTTTTAAAGTTATGTGAATAAAATGACTTATATGACTCATCCCCCCTGAaagtaatattattatgatgatgTGTTGTTTTATgattatttcttttttcttttcctttttctttatcatttaggaatatatattttttttttttttttttttctttattcCTCTTTGTATTCTTTTCCATgtttatttcatatatatcttttataaaactattattattattattaaaattatttatgtCATCATAATGAgatatatgattatatttattataaataatgttatattgtttatcataatttatatttaataatagacattcctttttcatttggttatttatttgaatatattttttttcattattagaaaaaaaagaagaacCCAAATTTATAGAATCTATGGGATCATAATTGCATGCATTTTGTTCATCAGAATTTATAAAAGTTTCTGGGAAAATAGAATCTATATTTTTCCATATACTAGtatctatttttttttgaatgATTTCATCAGTTTTATAATtctcattattattattatgattattattattatgattattattataggaatattttttattatcacttaaattaaatgaatcataattagatataaaattatcaagataatttttatttgtatttaaatgattaatattatttgcattattcattttttttaaatgatcATTTGTTATGATATGATTATTTTGTATACaatccatatatatactattataattcatatGGTTATCATAATCAGAAATTTgtaatgtaaatattttttttttaccgttcaatatatcattaatataagaattttcttgataattattatatataaaattcatattataaatataattattaacatcaaataaataatttttttctccaTACATTTTTTGAGATTGTATATCGAACATTCTAGAACAAATATAATCATCATCTAATAATTcgatttttttttgtagaatattttttatagaaatggaatcattatattcataaaaattgtttgtattatatatattattattattattattattattacttttgatatttatattattataatttataaatttcctttttcttttgtatTTGTAAGTATCTagattattatattcatttatattaagaatatatttgtaatatatattttttcttcttaataattgtaacatattattaataatatcatcatcatctatataagaaatatatttattcatatatataaatttatttttacataataaatattttaaatttttataatgatcttttttgtttctatgtaaatatatatatttttctagaatattatttaaattatcataattaatattaaaaaatatattacttatatttctatcataacaaatatttataattataggatatatttttgtttcatttatatatattcctttaattattaattcaAATATTTCACTAGctatatttaaattatataaataataatatatttcttttttaaaatctttattataatttaaaaaataacttttataatttaattcATTCTGTGTCTCTTCCTCAAGGTTATATGTTTGgactttatttttttttaaacaatttattgaattaacatgtaatttatttataacattataaaatatgCATTCTAAAATACCCCACAATCTTGACTTTCTATGTTCATCAATAATTTTGGCATGactactattattattactattactattattattactattactattattattactattactattactattattattactattattattattattatttttattatttgcTTCTCCTTTTTGTTGCTGTTGATCGTTGTGCTTCTTTGTCTTATCTTCAgttgtattatttttctcaTCTTCAGTTGTGACATGCTCATTTCTTATATcatcaaaaaatatattaaaatatatagagtttaaaaaatgaagacataaattcaatatttttattttattaaaatatatattccaaGCTATGCCAGTAcacaaataataattaacATCAGCT includes:
- a CDS encoding putative peptide chain release factor subunit 1, coding for MEDHDANVEQWKIKRLIKKLENAKGNGTSMISLIIKNKDEVSRINKMLADELGTASNIKSRVNRLSVLSAITSTQQKLKLYNKTPPKGLVVYCGTVITEDGKEKKMSIDFEPFRPINTSLYLCDNKFHVEALKELLESDDKFGFIIVDGNGALFGTIQGNTREVIRRFTVDLPKKHGRGGQSALRFARLRLEKRHNYVRKVAEVATSVFITNDKVNVTGIVLAGSADFKNDLLNSDMFDQRLFAKVIKIVDISYGGDNGFNQAIELSSEALQNVKFIQEKKLIGKFFEEIAQDTGKVVYGIDDTLKALEIGAVELLILYEGLDIIRLTTKNPVTNQTKTMHISPCDEKQESLYKENNVELEVVEKISLTDWVIGNYKKYGASLDFVTNKSQEGAQFQKGFGGFGGMLRYKIDLNLYDEDVESDVELF